The Castor canadensis chromosome 8, mCasCan1.hap1v2, whole genome shotgun sequence genome contains a region encoding:
- the Arf3 gene encoding ADP-ribosylation factor 3 produces MGNIFGNLLKSLIGKKEMRILMVGLDAAGKTTILYKLKLGEIVTTIPTIGFNVETVEYKNISFTVWDVGGQDKIRPLWRHYFQNTQGLIFVVDSNDRERVNEAREELMRMLAEDELRDAVLLVFANKQDLPNAMNAAEITDKLGLHSLRHRNWYIQATCATSGDGLYEGLDWLANQLKNKK; encoded by the exons ATGGGCAATATCTTTGGAAACCTTCTCAAGAGCCTGATTGGGAAGAAGGAGATGCGTATCCTGATGGTGGGCCTGGATGCTGCTGGAAAGACCACCATCCTATACAAGCTGAAACTGGGGGAGATCGTCACCACCATCCCTACCATTG GATTTAACGTGGAGACGGTGGAGTATAAGAATATCAGCTTCACAGTATGGGACGTAGGTGGCCAGGACAAGATCCGGCCCCTGTGGAGACACTACTTCCAGAACACCCAAG GCTTGATATTTGTGGTCGACAGCAATGATCGGGAGCGAGTAAATGAGGCCCGGGAAGAGTTGATGAGGATGCTGGCAGAGGATGAGCTTCGGGATGCTGTGCTCCTTGTCTTTGCAAACAAACAA GACCTGCCGAATGCTATGAATGCTGCTGAGATCACAGACAAGCTGGGCCTGCATTCCCTACGTCACCGCAACTGGTACATTCAAGCCACCTGTGCCACCAGTGGGGATGGGCTGTATGAAGGCCTGGACTGGCTGGCCAATCAGCTCAAAAACAAGAAGTGA